The sequence GGCGTACGAGCAATGGGAAGAGTACAGCCATCAATGCTCTACTCCGAGACAAGGTTCTGCCGGCCGGTATTGGACACACAACCAACTGTTTCTGTAGCGTAATTGGTGCCGAGGGGGAGGAGGGCTACGTACTGTCACCTGACTCACAGGAACGGCAAAATGTCAAGGTAATGGTGgatacataatattatgttgaCAGCCTCATTTAACCTCATTAACTGTTATTTTGTTTAATTGCCTCAGAATGTGAAGCAGCTGGCTCACTCTCTGCACAAGGAACACCTCGACCCTAGCAGTATGTTGCAAGTCTACTGGCCAATGACAAAGTGAGCTGATGCAATCTGAAACACttcccctcccacacacacacacatttatttggtacaatctacaattattatgtaatTTTCTAACAAATTTTcaattgataattatgtgctttcTATGCATTACCCACCACCCCACCCTCCCTTCAGATGCCACCTGCTGAAGGATGATGTGGAGCTAATGGACAGCCCTGGTATAGACATGGACCCAGATATGGACCAGTGGATCAACAACCATTGCCTTGACGCTGATGTCTTTGTCCTCGTCTCCAACGCTGAGTCGACCCTCATGAGAGCTGTAAGTACTCTTTCAGTTACCGTAAcctgaattccgtggatccaatttcaatgattttctgattttctgaaagcttagaaagagatctttcaaatggtgtcgtTAAATTtcagataaaagtatttgccaatttggccataccaatagcccatggtccaaggctgAAAAATAGCAAATTATGGACCCGAAAAAATTTGGGATTTTAAACGCATCATTTAAAAGATATCGTTctaaactttcagaaaatcaaaaaatgtGTGGTATTGGATCAacagtactaaagttatggatGTTAAAGAAATATTCAACTGCAATTATAGAGTAGAAGTTCCATTCTAAAGTTAAgggtatttgccaatttggccataccataTTATAGGGTTACTTAGGGTTCGCATTAGTATCCGTTGGTAAGTGCTATAATTTGGTGCgcttagatcagtgattgctttcgGCTATCATTAATTTTCTATTTGGCCATCATTCAAATCTCAGGAGAAGCAGTTCTTCCATCGTGTGAGTGAACGTCTGTCAAAACCCAACATCTTCATCCTCAACAATCGCTGGGATTGCTCAGCTCAGGAGCCGGAGATGATGGAAGAGGTGGGTGGGGCAGTCGTGTCTTGTGTCAATTACTGGTGGAAATTTTCATATATTTTATAgagtattgtagagcatcatacgaaaattaaaactacgaattTATTCTACCACAACAGATTCACCGTCACTATCATAACTATCTTAAGAATGTACCAATATTTAAATGagtagttcatacgaaaatttgcaccaacgaaaatgacccgctatacggtaacttaTGCCTTGCAAGTGTACGTAGATAAGATCTTAATACTCTTGCTCATAATGTCTATTATATACATGGACATGTAGCACTCCTGAtagcactatataattataatagtctaTTGTAGTTGTGATGCACAATAGattatatatagtcatgtgaattagctacatgtattttgATTGGACTTCTATTGTTCCTTTGCAGGTGAAAGAGCAGCACTTGAAGTGTGATATTGCCTTCCTCTGCCACCAgctcaaggtgtgtgtgggggtgtgtgtagtgtgtgtgggtgtgtgtggagtgtatggtgtgtgtgggtgtgtatagTGACTCCATTGCTCTCCAGGTGGCAGATGAACGTACAGCTAAGAACAGAGTGTTCTTTGTGTCAGCCAAGGAGGTGTTGCAGGTGCGAACACAAGGTCAGCAGATACCAGAGGGCAAGGGCATGCCTGACGGTTGGAAGGCTAGACTCATGGAGTTCGAAAGGTCATTTACCAGCTTCTACATCTTTCCCTCTTTTTCCCCAGGCTGTTATACATTATTGTATTTGACTATTGAATATTTTTGATATTATCCTCCTCTCCCTGTGTTCTCAGGTTTGAGCAGCTCTTCAAAGAGTGTGTTTCAAGTTCTGCCATTCGGACAAAGTTTGAGCATCATCACAAGCAGGGGTCAGAGGTCGTAGAAGATCTGGAGAGTCTACTAGTGCAGGAGGAGACTCAGATACAGCAGAGCAAGTGAGAGCTAGGACACACTAGAGGAGGGTTGTAGAGTATTGCCTGGGGAGGGGGGCTAAGTCTATATAGtggccctgtgtgtgtgtgtgtgtgtgtgtgtgtgtgtgtgtgtgtgtgtgtgtgtgtgtgtgtgcgtgcgtgtgtgtgtgtgtgtgtgtgtgtgtgtgcgtgtggtgtgcgtgtgcgtgtgcgtgtgcgtgcgtgcgtgcgcgtgCATGTGTATGTTGGGACGAGTATCTTGTGTTTTAGACTGTAATTCTTGTTATTGTAATCATTCCGACAAGCCCAATTAATAACAGTAAATTAACATactattgtatataataatctTATCATGTACCTCCCCTGGCAGTGACACAGTGAGTGCCCAGCTGAGTGGCAGCTGGCAGAGGAAGGCAGCGTTACAAGACCAGGGCTCTCAGCTCAGAGAGTATGGACAGCAAGTCATCTCCACTACAGCCACGGCCGTCGAGCAGAAGGTTGCCGTAGCAATGCGGGATATTGAGGGACAATTGCTACCAATAGTGGACGGCTTCAGAggagtgaactttgaccctagCCACTGTGCAACGTACAAGGAGGggctgtgtgagtgggtggatggACAACTGGTGAAGGAGCTCGGGAAAGTGGGTGGAGCCTCTTTAGGAGCCATGCATGACCAGGCACAGCAGAAACTCATTGGTGAGTGTGTAGTCATATACCGTACAGAgagttatttttgtatggtggaaattttcgtatatttTTCGTATTTTagagagcatcatacgaaaattaaaagtacgaaattattctacagcaataattatgttcgacatcactatcctgagctgtacaatACAAAATATATTTAAATACGTAGTTATACGAAAATTTATTTTTCAATAATGCCCTGCTAGTGATAGTGGGAGGAGCCACATTCTCCAACTGACtacatgtaaccatgcatggaAGATCTCAATTAACTTCAATTTTCCACAGACACATACCAGAGTCTGTTGCAGTTGCCAGGGGACAAGCTATCACGGTTCCAACAGCTGGTCCGCCCACCACAGCTCTCCTATGTACTCAAATGTTCCGATCTGACGGAGGATTTCAAAGAGGATCTTAATTTCCATTTCTCACTCGGCCTGGGCAGGGTGGCGGTGAGTGTTTGCCATTAAGATTAGAAATATTGTTCACTTAATTTGATAGCCTCCAAAAAAACTTTTtcacattattattttgtaattattatCCGCTTGTTATCATTACTTCctccccacacgcacacacacagaaaataCTTAACTTTGGGTCATGGTTTGACAGCTTGTCTCCACAACTTTCCACTCTGTGGACCATCGTCCCAGTCGAGTACGTGGTCCCGGGACTCCTCCTACTAGGCGGAGCTTTGGTGAGCCACTCCGATATGTTTCATCGATTGTATgatatcattattatagtcaCTGATGCAGCCTTCTGATAGCTTGTAGTCTAGTTAATTGAGCTCCGTATGTCAGGTGATGATCAAAAATATAATTTTGTACAGTTGCCAAGGTTTCTGTCGTGGCGACTGCTTGTCCCGTCCCTGGCTGTGTACGGTGGTATCTATGCCTATGAGAGACTCACATGGACGGAGAGGTCCAAGGAACAGGCCATCAAATCACaggtaattaattatacatgcatgtacagttatTATACAAACAGTTGTAAATGCTGCCTGTTTTCTGCACTATTATTAcggaggatttcaggttggttggcagaagttaaaagttggTGTGTGTAGTCAACCATTGCATTAATAGGACAGTGTGTGGTCAtcttcaacttttaacttctgccaaccaacctgaatcTTCAGTGTAGTGATGTATCCGCTCCTTCCTCTTTGTTCCAATATCCCCCACTGCATGTCTCTCTCCTCAGCAAATATCATGTATTTCTAGTTGCCACTGTGATCATGTCTttaatgtcatgtgactctttCTCCTGCAGTTTGTCCGCCAcatgaggtcaaaggtgagcaCTCAGATCAGAGCTACAAGTAACGTGTACACCCGGCAATTGAGTGGTAACCTGGGACTGCTGCTAGAGGGACTCAATGGTTCACTGGAGACATGTCAACAAGAGGAGAATGGTCACATTGCACAGCTAACTCAGGAGCAGACCAGACTCACACAGCTTGGGGACAAGGGACGGAAGCTCAAGTAAGACAGAGGGCCGGGGGTGGGAGGGGAATCAACTAGGTACTGTGTTAGGTTTTATTGTCTTTACAATTATAAAGGCTGCATGCACGCAGTCTTAGTTTCTGTGCAGCCAGTTTTCAGATAATAGGCTATGCTTTGGGTTTGGTATATTTcacaatgcatgtataattacacaAGACGTATGTTGTACCGtatggtgtatataattacacaTCGACGCAGCTTT comes from Halichondria panicea chromosome 3, odHalPani1.1, whole genome shotgun sequence and encodes:
- the LOC135334015 gene encoding mitofusin-2-like; this translates as MSRSLYKQSSLDSPGLSYHARGPEDVDSPPEKPVQLNRSLTVSGPRGSITGSRTLLRARDSNSPLKRFTRAKQSISNAFGLVRNRLVEAQSFMMLSRQTSECPPLTVLLDRTRGIEDILSRDHMKVAFFGRTSNGKSTAINALLRDKVLPAGIGHTTNCFCSVIGAEGEEGYVLSPDSQERQNVKNVKQLAHSLHKEHLDPSSMLQVYWPMTKCHLLKDDVELMDSPGIDMDPDMDQWINNHCLDADVFVLVSNAESTLMRAEKQFFHRVSERLSKPNIFILNNRWDCSAQEPEMMEEVKEQHLKCDIAFLCHQLKVADERTAKNRVFFVSAKEVLQVRTQGQQIPEGKGMPDGWKARLMEFERFEQLFKECVSSSAIRTKFEHHHKQGSEVVEDLESLLVQEETQIQQSNDTVSAQLSGSWQRKAALQDQGSQLREYGQQVISTTATAVEQKVAVAMRDIEGQLLPIVDGFRGVNFDPSHCATYKEGLCEWVDGQLVKELGKVGGASLGAMHDQAQQKLIDTYQSLLQLPGDKLSRFQQLVRPPQLSYVLKCSDLTEDFKEDLNFHFSLGLGRVAKILNFGSWFDSLSPQLSTLWTIVPVEYVVPGLLLLGGALLPRFLSWRLLVPSLAVYGGIYAYERLTWTERSKEQAIKSQFVRHMRSKVSTQIRATSNVYTRQLSGNLGLLLEGLNGSLETCQQEENGHIAQLTQEQTRLTQLGDKGRKLKNAVHLLRSDFEMFKEDYLDDADSA